Proteins from a single region of Bradyrhizobium diazoefficiens:
- a CDS encoding ribonuclease activity regulator RraA, which translates to MTRLSDATRNKLKSVSTATAATALFKRGLRIQMIQDVHPVGPSQPTMVGEAFTLRYMPAREDLNTIDVFRDRSHPQRKAVEDCPAGSVLVMDSRKDARAASAGAILVTRLMKRGVAGVVTDGGFRDSAEIAKLGIPAYHHRPSAPTNLTLHQAIEINVPIGCGDAPVFPGDVILGDADGVIVIPAHLADEIANETFEMTAFEDFVTEEVSKGRGIFGLYPATDPQTLTDFATWRKNNGR; encoded by the coding sequence ATGACCAGACTTTCCGACGCTACCCGCAACAAGCTCAAATCCGTGTCCACTGCCACTGCCGCAACCGCGCTGTTCAAGCGCGGCCTGCGCATCCAGATGATCCAGGATGTGCACCCCGTCGGCCCGAGCCAGCCCACGATGGTCGGCGAGGCTTTCACGCTGCGCTACATGCCGGCGCGCGAGGATCTCAACACCATCGACGTCTTCAGGGATCGCTCGCATCCGCAGCGCAAGGCGGTCGAGGATTGCCCGGCAGGCAGCGTCCTGGTGATGGACAGCCGCAAGGATGCGCGCGCTGCCTCCGCCGGCGCGATCCTGGTGACGCGGTTGATGAAGCGCGGCGTTGCCGGCGTCGTCACCGACGGCGGTTTTCGCGACTCCGCCGAGATCGCCAAGCTCGGCATCCCCGCCTACCACCATCGTCCTAGCGCGCCGACCAATCTGACGCTGCATCAGGCGATCGAGATCAACGTTCCCATCGGCTGCGGCGATGCGCCGGTGTTTCCCGGCGACGTCATCTTGGGCGATGCCGACGGCGTCATCGTCATCCCTGCGCATCTCGCCGATGAGATTGCGAATGAGACGTTCGAGATGACCGCGTTCGAAGATTTCGTTACCGAGGAAGTCAGTAAGGGCCGCGGCATTTTCGGTCTCTATCCCGCGACCGATCCGCAGACGCTCACCGACTTCGCGACATGGCGGAAGAACAATGGCCGTTGA
- a CDS encoding S9 family peptidase — translation MTQAKTPSQPPVAPRRPHSYTRHGITVTDDYAWLKDAKWQEVLRDPGVLDPDIRKYLDEENGYTESVLGHTSSLQKTLVREMRGRIKEDDSSVPSPDGPFAYFRRFREGGQHELFGRIPRDGGNEHIVLDGDALAKDHKYFKFGGSRHSDDHKLQAWSADTKGSEYFTIRVRDWASGKDLDDVVEETDGGVVWSKDAKSFFYVKLDDNHRPMQVWRHRLGTNQADDALVYEEQDPGWFTHLHESTSGRFCVIAGGDHETSEQRLIDLAHPDAPPRLAAAREEGVQYSLADRGDELFILTNADDAIDFKIVTAPLATPERENWRDLIPYRPGIYIIDLDLYAGHLVRLERASALPAIVIRDLATSEEHAIAFDEAAYSLDTMGSYEFTTTNLRFAYSSMTTPSEVYDYDMAKRTRTLRKRQEIPSGHNAVDYVTTRIMAKAHDGAEVPVSILHRRGLKLDGTAPLLLYGYGSYGMSMPASFSANRLSLVDRGFVYAIAHIRGGADKGWGWYLDGKREKKTNSFDDFAASARALIDAKYTSAKRIVGHGGSAGGMLMGAVANRAGELFAGIVAEVPFVDVLNTMLDDTLPLTPPEWPEWGNPIESETDFRTILSYSPYDNVTAKDYPAILAMGGLTDPRVTYWEPAKWIARLRAAMTGGGPVLLRTNMGAGHGGASGRFDRLDEVAIVYAFALWAAGMAEA, via the coding sequence GTGACCCAGGCCAAGACACCTTCCCAGCCCCCCGTCGCCCCGCGCCGGCCGCATTCCTACACCCGGCACGGCATCACCGTGACCGACGACTATGCCTGGCTGAAGGACGCGAAATGGCAGGAGGTGCTGCGCGATCCCGGGGTGCTCGATCCTGATATCCGCAAATATCTGGACGAGGAGAACGGCTACACCGAGAGCGTGCTCGGTCACACTTCGTCCCTGCAGAAGACGCTGGTGCGTGAGATGCGCGGACGCATCAAGGAAGACGATTCCAGCGTGCCGTCGCCGGACGGGCCGTTCGCCTATTTCCGCAGGTTTCGCGAAGGCGGGCAGCACGAGCTGTTCGGTCGCATACCGCGCGATGGTGGCAACGAGCATATCGTGCTCGACGGCGACGCACTGGCAAAAGACCACAAATATTTCAAGTTCGGCGGCAGCCGCCACTCGGACGATCACAAGCTGCAGGCCTGGAGCGCCGACACCAAGGGCTCGGAGTATTTTACGATCCGCGTCCGCGACTGGGCGAGCGGGAAGGACCTCGACGATGTCGTCGAGGAGACCGATGGCGGGGTCGTCTGGAGCAAGGATGCGAAGTCCTTCTTCTATGTGAAGCTCGACGACAACCATCGTCCGATGCAGGTGTGGCGGCACAGGCTCGGCACCAATCAGGCTGACGACGCGCTCGTCTATGAAGAGCAGGATCCGGGCTGGTTCACCCATCTGCACGAGAGCACCAGCGGCCGCTTCTGCGTCATCGCGGGCGGCGATCACGAGACCAGCGAGCAGCGGCTGATCGATCTTGCCCATCCCGACGCACCGCCGCGCCTGGCCGCGGCGCGCGAGGAGGGCGTGCAATATTCGCTGGCCGATCGCGGCGACGAACTCTTCATCCTCACCAATGCGGACGATGCCATCGATTTCAAGATCGTCACCGCGCCGCTCGCCACGCCCGAGCGCGAGAACTGGCGCGATTTGATCCCGTATCGGCCCGGCATCTACATCATCGACCTCGATCTCTATGCCGGCCATCTGGTGCGGCTGGAGCGCGCCAGCGCGCTGCCGGCGATCGTGATCCGCGACCTCGCGACCAGCGAGGAGCATGCGATTGCGTTCGATGAGGCCGCCTATTCCCTTGATACGATGGGCTCGTACGAATTCACTACGACGAATTTGCGCTTTGCCTATTCGTCCATGACGACGCCGTCGGAAGTCTACGACTACGACATGGCCAAGCGCACGCGCACCTTGCGCAAGCGCCAGGAGATTCCGTCCGGCCACAATGCGGTCGATTACGTCACCACGCGCATCATGGCGAAGGCACACGACGGTGCCGAGGTGCCGGTCTCGATCCTTCATCGCCGTGGCTTGAAGCTCGACGGCACCGCGCCGCTGCTGCTCTATGGCTACGGCTCCTACGGCATGTCGATGCCGGCCTCCTTCAGCGCCAACCGCCTGTCGCTGGTCGATCGCGGTTTCGTCTATGCCATCGCCCATATCCGCGGCGGCGCCGACAAGGGCTGGGGCTGGTATCTCGACGGCAAGCGCGAGAAGAAGACCAATTCGTTCGACGATTTTGCCGCAAGCGCCCGCGCGCTGATCGACGCGAAATACACCAGCGCAAAACGCATCGTCGGCCATGGCGGCTCGGCGGGCGGCATGCTGATGGGTGCAGTCGCCAACCGCGCCGGCGAATTGTTCGCGGGCATTGTCGCCGAAGTGCCGTTCGTGGACGTGCTCAACACCATGCTCGACGACACGCTGCCGCTGACGCCGCCGGAATGGCCGGAATGGGGCAACCCGATCGAGAGCGAGACGGATTTCCGCACCATCCTGTCCTATTCGCCCTATGACAATGTCACCGCGAAGGACTATCCGGCGATCCTCGCAATGGGCGGCCTAACCGATCCGCGCGTCACATACTGGGAGCCCGCCAAATGGATCGCACGCCTGCGCGCGGCCATGACGGGCGGCGGCCCGGTCCTGCTCCGCACCAACATGGGCGCCGGCCACGGCGGCGCCTCGGGACGGTTTGACCGGCTCGATGAAGTCGCGATCGTCTATGCGTTCGCGCTGTGGGCGGCGGGGATGGCCGAGGCGTGA
- a CDS encoding MBOAT family O-acyltransferase, with protein MLFNSYPFILLFLPAVLAGYFCLGRRSNLAPVIWLALASLAFYAIGNWEFVALLLTSIAFNYGVGHLLIVAKLGAAQRKSALALGVVGDLLVLGIFKYAGFATENVDALLGTDFAIHVLLPVGISFYTFTQIAFLVDAWRGQVAAYALPPYALFVTYFPHLIAGPILHHKDMIPQFERQETKRPYAHLILCGIIIFAIGLFKKTCLADGIQPLVALAFEARSPSFDQAWLGALAYTFRLYFDFSGYSDMAIGISLMFGIFLPVNFNSPYKAISIVDFWRRWHMTLSQFLRDYLYITLGGNRRGRVLRYVNLMITMLLGGLWHGAAWTFVVWGALHGAYLCINHAFNALVPDVPAIFARPARIAGAVLTFIAVVVAWVFFRAESVSWALRVLCAMADPSNIVFGREEIAGLVLVVIYAALVWLAPNTQDIMGYDHGNRTVGETLREGRLRPLLLYAGSLVLAFGILGIQSHSEFIYFRF; from the coding sequence ATGCTGTTCAATTCCTATCCGTTCATCCTGCTGTTCCTCCCCGCCGTGCTGGCCGGCTATTTCTGTCTGGGGCGGCGCAGCAATCTGGCGCCGGTGATCTGGCTGGCGCTGGCCTCGCTCGCCTTCTATGCCATCGGCAACTGGGAGTTCGTGGCGCTGCTGCTGACCTCGATCGCGTTCAACTACGGCGTCGGCCATCTCCTCATCGTGGCGAAGCTCGGCGCGGCGCAACGAAAATCTGCGCTCGCGCTTGGCGTCGTTGGCGACCTCCTTGTGCTCGGCATCTTCAAATATGCCGGCTTCGCCACCGAGAACGTCGACGCGCTGCTCGGCACGGACTTTGCGATTCACGTCCTTCTGCCGGTCGGCATCTCCTTCTACACCTTCACGCAGATTGCCTTCCTGGTTGATGCCTGGCGCGGACAGGTCGCCGCCTATGCGCTGCCGCCCTACGCGTTGTTCGTGACTTACTTTCCGCATCTGATCGCGGGGCCGATCCTTCACCACAAGGACATGATCCCGCAATTCGAGCGGCAGGAAACGAAACGTCCGTACGCGCACCTGATCCTGTGCGGCATCATCATCTTCGCGATCGGCCTGTTCAAGAAGACGTGCCTCGCCGACGGCATCCAGCCGCTGGTCGCGCTTGCCTTCGAGGCCCGTTCGCCGAGCTTCGACCAGGCCTGGCTTGGTGCGCTCGCCTACACGTTCCGGCTCTATTTCGATTTCTCCGGCTATTCCGACATGGCGATCGGGATATCGCTGATGTTCGGCATCTTCCTGCCCGTCAATTTCAACTCGCCCTACAAGGCCATCAGCATCGTCGATTTCTGGCGGCGCTGGCACATGACGCTATCGCAATTCCTGCGCGACTATCTCTACATCACGCTCGGCGGAAACAGGCGCGGCCGCGTGCTGCGTTACGTCAATCTGATGATCACGATGCTGCTCGGCGGGCTCTGGCACGGCGCGGCGTGGACGTTCGTGGTGTGGGGCGCGCTGCACGGCGCCTATCTCTGTATCAACCACGCCTTCAACGCGCTGGTGCCGGATGTTCCGGCGATCTTTGCGCGCCCGGCCCGCATCGCCGGCGCCGTGTTGACTTTCATTGCCGTCGTCGTCGCCTGGGTGTTCTTCCGCGCCGAGAGCGTCTCATGGGCGCTGCGGGTCCTTTGCGCCATGGCGGATCCCTCGAACATCGTCTTCGGGCGCGAAGAGATCGCAGGGCTTGTTCTCGTCGTCATCTATGCCGCGCTCGTCTGGCTGGCGCCGAATACGCAAGACATCATGGGATATGACCACGGCAACCGCACGGTCGGCGAAACCTTGCGGGAAGGGCGCTTGCGGCCGCTGCTTCTCTATGCTGGGTCGCTGGTGCTCGCCTTTGGCATTCTGGGCATCCAGAGCCACAGCGAATTCATCTATTTCCGGTTCTGA
- a CDS encoding aminotransferase class V-fold PLP-dependent enzyme, translated as MTVRAGREFLAIPGPTTMPDEVLRAMHRPAIDIYSKEMLDLTESLLGDISKLFATKGKSYIYIANGHGAWEAALSNVLSRGDKVLVLESGRFAIGWGNAAALMGAEVEVLKGDWRRAVRPHELEERLRRDTEHKIKAVVVVQVDTASGVQNDIEAIGKAIKAAGHPALYMVDTVASLGCMPFEMDKWGVDIAMSGSQKGLMTPPGLGFVAANARAQEVHKKANMTTPYWSWSEREGTENYRKYAGTAPVHLLFALRQAIDMLHEEGLENAFRRHSLLGEAARRAVGAWSEGQVLGFNVAEPSERSNTVTTVTMTTGHDPAVLQRYCKEKCGVVLGTGIGDLSGQAFRIAHMGHVNAPMLLGTLGVIEVGLNALKIPHGKGGLEAAASYLGEQVAV; from the coding sequence ATGACCGTTCGCGCGGGCCGGGAATTTCTGGCCATCCCCGGGCCCACCACGATGCCCGACGAGGTGCTGCGGGCGATGCATCGTCCGGCGATCGACATCTACTCCAAGGAGATGCTCGATTTGACCGAGAGCCTGCTCGGCGACATCTCAAAACTGTTTGCGACCAAGGGCAAGTCCTACATCTACATCGCCAATGGCCACGGCGCCTGGGAAGCCGCGCTAAGCAACGTGCTCTCGCGCGGCGACAAGGTGCTGGTGCTGGAGAGCGGACGCTTTGCGATCGGCTGGGGCAACGCAGCGGCGCTGATGGGCGCCGAGGTCGAGGTGCTCAAGGGCGACTGGCGCCGCGCAGTGCGGCCGCACGAGCTCGAGGAGCGCCTGCGCCGCGACACCGAGCACAAGATCAAGGCCGTCGTCGTCGTCCAGGTCGACACGGCCTCGGGCGTGCAGAACGACATCGAGGCGATCGGCAAGGCGATCAAGGCGGCCGGCCATCCCGCGTTGTACATGGTCGACACCGTGGCTTCGCTCGGCTGCATGCCGTTCGAGATGGACAAATGGGGGGTCGACATCGCGATGTCCGGCTCGCAGAAGGGCCTGATGACGCCGCCCGGGCTCGGCTTCGTCGCCGCCAATGCGCGCGCGCAGGAGGTGCACAAGAAAGCCAATATGACAACGCCCTATTGGAGCTGGAGCGAGCGCGAGGGCACCGAGAACTACCGCAAATATGCCGGCACCGCGCCGGTGCATCTGTTGTTCGCGCTGCGCCAGGCGATCGACATGCTGCATGAGGAGGGATTGGAAAACGCGTTCCGCCGCCACAGCCTGCTCGGCGAAGCCGCCCGCCGCGCGGTCGGCGCATGGTCGGAAGGCCAGGTGCTCGGCTTCAACGTTGCAGAGCCAAGCGAGCGCTCCAACACCGTGACCACGGTGACCATGACCACCGGCCATGATCCGGCGGTGCTGCAACGCTATTGCAAGGAGAAATGCGGCGTCGTGCTCGGCACCGGCATCGGCGATCTCTCGGGACAAGCCTTCCGCATAGCCCATATGGGCCATGTCAACGCGCCGATGCTGCTCGGCACGCTGGGGGTGATCGAGGTCGGGTTGAATGCGCTGAAGATTCCGCACGGCAAGGGTGGACTGGAAGCGGCGGCGTCGTATCTCGGCGAGCAGGTCGCGGTGTAA
- a CDS encoding thermonuclease family protein: MLRKFLIALSLLAVPSLAQAADVTGTAKVRDGDSVLVGNTRIRLGGIDAPSVDQLCLNTKGERWTCGIAARDELAKYADGKSWACHARSIDRRGRTVARCEVGGEDIQKWLVRSGWALAYTRMSHDYDADEKAAREAKAGMWQGAFIAPWDWRVRNKKTAILGATKPPEGAHAILLASASGPVAPSPDCTIKGNVNSAGECIYHTPTSRWYAQIKMKISKGTRWFCSVEEAEAAGCRQTKR; encoded by the coding sequence ATGTTGCGAAAATTCCTGATTGCGCTGTCTTTGCTCGCTGTCCCCTCGCTGGCGCAGGCGGCCGACGTTACCGGCACCGCAAAGGTCCGCGATGGCGATTCCGTCCTGGTCGGCAACACGCGGATCCGGCTCGGCGGCATCGATGCGCCGTCGGTCGATCAGCTCTGCCTCAACACCAAGGGCGAGCGCTGGACCTGCGGCATCGCCGCGCGCGACGAGCTCGCCAAATACGCCGACGGCAAGAGCTGGGCCTGCCATGCCCGCTCGATCGACCGGCGCGGCCGCACCGTGGCGCGCTGCGAGGTCGGCGGCGAGGACATCCAGAAATGGCTGGTGCGCAGCGGCTGGGCGCTGGCCTACACCCGCATGTCCCACGACTATGATGCCGACGAAAAGGCCGCGCGCGAAGCCAAGGCCGGGATGTGGCAGGGCGCCTTCATCGCACCCTGGGACTGGCGCGTGCGCAACAAGAAGACCGCCATTCTGGGTGCCACCAAGCCGCCCGAGGGCGCGCATGCGATCCTGCTCGCCTCGGCGTCGGGGCCGGTCGCGCCGTCGCCGGATTGCACCATCAAGGGCAACGTCAACAGCGCCGGCGAGTGCATCTATCACACCCCGACCAGCCGCTGGTACGCCCAGATCAAGATGAAGATCAGCAAGGGCACCCGCTGGTTCTGCTCTGTCGAGGAGGCGGAAGCCGCCGGCTGCCGCCAGACCAAACGATAG
- a CDS encoding caspase family protein, with protein MNVRQLDISRRTIALAAALIGTVSLAIGAHAALNMRALDAAKAVATDQITGSVGQTSRLALVIGNGHYPDANAPLTQSINDARALSSSLRKKGFDVDMVEDASKDDMIRAVNRLKSRINRDTTVMLFFGGYGVQAGRESYMLPVDAVIWKESDVRRQGVSIEGVLDMMKQQGAKAKLVVVDASRRNPYERRFRSYSHGLAPIGTPDNALILSSASPGKVVDDGKGEHSTLVAELLNNLNAQGASAESAFNKTRIAISRASEGDQVPTVSSSLLEDIHFNEAGG; from the coding sequence ATGAATGTAAGGCAGCTCGACATTTCCCGACGCACGATTGCGCTCGCCGCAGCCCTCATCGGCACGGTGTCGCTGGCGATCGGCGCCCATGCTGCCCTCAACATGCGCGCGCTGGACGCCGCGAAGGCGGTTGCGACCGACCAGATCACGGGCTCGGTGGGCCAGACCTCGCGTCTGGCGCTCGTCATCGGCAATGGTCACTATCCCGACGCCAACGCGCCGCTGACGCAGTCGATCAACGATGCGCGCGCGCTGTCCTCGTCGTTGCGCAAGAAGGGTTTTGACGTCGACATGGTGGAGGACGCGAGCAAGGACGACATGATCCGCGCCGTCAACCGCCTCAAGTCACGGATCAACCGCGACACCACCGTCATGCTATTTTTCGGCGGCTATGGCGTGCAGGCCGGCCGCGAGAGCTACATGCTGCCGGTCGATGCCGTGATCTGGAAAGAAAGCGACGTCCGCCGCCAGGGCGTCTCGATCGAAGGCGTGCTCGACATGATGAAGCAGCAGGGCGCCAAGGCCAAGCTCGTCGTGGTTGATGCGTCCCGCCGCAATCCCTATGAGCGCCGCTTCCGCTCCTACAGCCACGGTCTCGCGCCGATCGGCACGCCTGACAACGCGCTGATCCTATCCTCGGCTTCGCCCGGCAAGGTCGTCGACGACGGCAAGGGCGAGCACTCTACGCTGGTCGCCGAGCTCCTCAACAACCTCAATGCGCAAGGTGCCAGCGCCGAAAGCGCCTTCAACAAAACCCGAATCGCCATCTCCCGCGCTTCCGAAGGCGACCAGGTCCCGACCGTCTCCTCCTCGCTGCTCGAGGACATCCACTTCAACGAAGCCGGCGGCTAG
- a CDS encoding HlyD family efflux transporter periplasmic adaptor subunit encodes MRSLPARSLSQTFVALAGLMLVSAQPAFAADDDTPKGPAVTVLKAAKSCFSDIVEATGSIMAREETSVRPERPGLKVTDVLAEAGETTTAGQVLARLALPEGGTLQVTAPVAGIIATSTAQIGAPASAKGEALFTIVARSEYDLVGLVATNDVRKLAVNQPTTVRIAGAGDLDGKVRRIGPTVEPNIQQGMVYIGISSQKRLLLNASGRALIKTGQSCNVAVPLTSVQYSSAGTVVQVIRRNRVETKRVETGLMSGGNIEVRDGLNEGDIVVARAGALLREGDSVRPVMASEAAK; translated from the coding sequence ATGCGTTCATTGCCTGCGCGTTCCCTTTCCCAGACCTTCGTTGCCCTTGCCGGACTAATGCTGGTCTCCGCCCAGCCCGCTTTTGCTGCCGACGACGATACGCCCAAGGGGCCGGCGGTCACGGTGCTGAAGGCGGCAAAATCCTGCTTCTCCGACATCGTCGAGGCCACCGGCTCGATCATGGCGCGCGAGGAGACCTCGGTGCGACCCGAGCGTCCGGGGCTGAAGGTGACGGACGTGCTAGCCGAAGCCGGCGAAACCACGACGGCCGGGCAGGTGCTGGCGCGGCTGGCGCTGCCCGAAGGCGGCACGCTTCAGGTCACTGCGCCCGTGGCCGGCATTATCGCCACGTCGACGGCGCAGATCGGCGCGCCGGCCTCCGCCAAGGGCGAGGCGCTGTTCACGATCGTGGCGCGCAGCGAATACGACCTCGTCGGCCTGGTCGCGACCAACGATGTCAGGAAGCTCGCGGTCAATCAGCCGACCACGGTGCGCATTGCCGGCGCCGGCGATCTCGACGGCAAGGTGCGGCGCATCGGCCCGACCGTCGAGCCGAACATCCAGCAGGGCATGGTCTATATCGGTATCTCCTCGCAGAAGCGGCTGCTGCTGAACGCGAGCGGGCGTGCGCTGATCAAGACCGGGCAGAGCTGCAACGTCGCGGTCCCCCTGACATCAGTGCAATATTCATCCGCCGGCACCGTGGTGCAGGTGATCCGCCGCAATCGCGTCGAGACCAAGCGCGTCGAGACCGGATTGATGTCGGGCGGCAATATCGAGGTCCGTGACGGCCTCAACGAAGGCGACATCGTCGTCGCCCGTGCCGGCGCGCTGCTGCGCGAAGGCGACTCCGTGCGGCCGGTGATGGCGAGCGAAGCGGCGAAGTAG
- a CDS encoding beta-propeller fold lactonase family protein — protein MIRPTRPAPRATIATTLFTALVTALALISGVRAGMADTFAYVGNADSNSISVFKIAENGEMTPVQTAAFTGVEKPGASTPLAITPDHRVLIAGVRSQPYQAVSFAIDPKSGQLSHIGNGPLADSMANIATDRGGKVLFSASYGGNKVALNPLAANGVVAEPKQVIPTGLNAHAFLPSPDNRFVFATNLGSDQVLSFAFDAAAGMLTPGNPPAIKTPEKSGPRHFVFHPNGKFVYLIHELNGDLAAYSYEAKSGAWSEIQRTTALPEGFSGKPWAADIHITPDGRFLYASERTTNTLTAYKVDGSSGKLTTIGSVPTEKQPRGFNIDPTGHYLAAVGELSDGMTVYAIDQTSGALSKLKSYATGKKPNWVEFLTLQ, from the coding sequence TTGATCAGACCGACACGCCCCGCACCCCGCGCTACGATCGCCACCACCCTCTTCACCGCTCTTGTCACCGCGCTTGCCCTCATTTCCGGAGTCCGCGCCGGCATGGCCGATACCTTTGCCTATGTCGGCAATGCCGATTCCAACAGCATCAGCGTGTTCAAGATCGCCGAGAATGGCGAAATGACGCCGGTGCAGACAGCCGCCTTCACGGGCGTCGAAAAGCCGGGCGCCTCGACGCCGCTCGCGATCACGCCGGACCACCGCGTGCTGATCGCCGGCGTCCGCTCGCAGCCATATCAGGCGGTGAGCTTTGCGATCGATCCCAAGAGCGGCCAGCTCAGCCATATCGGCAATGGGCCGCTCGCCGACAGCATGGCCAACATCGCCACCGACCGCGGCGGCAAGGTGCTGTTCAGCGCCTCCTATGGCGGCAACAAGGTCGCGCTGAATCCGCTTGCCGCGAACGGCGTCGTCGCCGAGCCCAAGCAGGTGATCCCGACCGGGCTGAACGCGCACGCCTTCCTGCCCTCGCCTGACAACCGTTTTGTGTTCGCGACCAATCTCGGCTCCGACCAGGTACTGAGCTTCGCGTTCGACGCCGCCGCCGGCATGCTGACGCCAGGCAATCCGCCAGCGATCAAGACGCCGGAGAAATCCGGGCCGCGGCACTTCGTATTCCATCCCAACGGAAAGTTCGTCTATCTCATTCACGAGCTGAACGGCGACCTTGCGGCGTACAGCTATGAAGCCAAGAGCGGGGCCTGGAGCGAGATCCAGCGCACGACGGCGCTGCCCGAAGGTTTTTCCGGAAAGCCTTGGGCCGCCGACATCCACATCACCCCGGACGGCCGCTTCCTCTACGCCTCCGAGCGCACCACCAACACGCTCACCGCTTACAAGGTAGATGGGTCGAGCGGCAAGCTGACCACGATCGGCAGCGTGCCGACCGAGAAGCAGCCGCGCGGCTTCAACATCGATCCGACCGGGCACTACCTCGCCGCGGTCGGCGAGCTGTCCGACGGCATGACGGTCTACGCCATCGACCAGACCAGCGGCGCCCTCAGCAAGCTGAAATCCTACGCCACCGGCAAGAAGCCGAACTGGGTGGAGTTTTTGACGTTGCAGTGA
- a CDS encoding GMC oxidoreductase, whose product MYDFIIVGGGSAGSVLAHRLSARSANKVLLCEAGQDTPPGNEPAEIRDSYPGTAYFDPRFHWTELKVTTQVVSHNNPNEARPPLRKYEQARVLGGGSSINGQMANRGAPTDYDEWQTRGAEGWAWADVLPFFKKVERDLDFDGPYHGKDGRIPVRRIPREHWTRHSQAFADAFREAGHQYLPDQNGEFVDGYFPVTHSNEAEQRVSAAMGYLDRDTRRRANLTISTNTEVRELLFEGTQGVGVKAMIDGREQEFRGREIILSSGAIHSPAHLLRAGIGPVGHLKDLGIPVLMGLPGVGQRLMDHPSISLSSFVRRGARMDEHTRRHMQLGLRYSSGLAGVPKGDMFVVVLSKSAWHAVGAQIGSLLTFVNKTYSETGQVQLASRDPSAEPIVEFNLLSDRRDLDRLMSGFRKMAAIQMSDIVRKVTDKPFPAAYTDKVRKIGVVNTKNKILTRIAAAMMDGPAALRHYLIDNFVVEGFTFDDVINDDEALEAFVRKATIGVWHASCSCRMGRADDPMAVVDTEGRVKGIQGLRVVDASIFPVVPCANTNFPVLMAAEKIAAAMMQ is encoded by the coding sequence GTGTACGACTTCATTATCGTGGGCGGCGGCTCGGCGGGGTCCGTACTGGCCCACCGGCTCTCCGCCAGGAGCGCCAACAAGGTCCTGCTGTGCGAAGCCGGACAGGACACACCGCCCGGCAACGAGCCAGCCGAGATCAGGGACAGCTATCCGGGCACCGCCTATTTCGATCCGCGCTTCCATTGGACAGAATTGAAGGTCACGACACAGGTCGTCAGCCACAACAATCCGAACGAAGCGCGCCCGCCCTTGCGCAAATACGAGCAGGCGCGCGTGCTCGGCGGCGGATCCTCGATCAACGGCCAGATGGCCAATCGCGGCGCACCGACCGACTACGACGAATGGCAGACGCGCGGCGCCGAGGGCTGGGCCTGGGCCGACGTGCTGCCCTTCTTCAAGAAGGTCGAGCGCGACCTCGATTTCGACGGCCCCTATCACGGCAAGGACGGTCGAATTCCCGTGCGCCGCATTCCCAGGGAGCACTGGACGCGGCATTCCCAAGCCTTTGCCGATGCCTTTCGAGAGGCCGGGCATCAATATCTGCCGGACCAGAACGGCGAGTTCGTCGACGGCTATTTCCCGGTGACGCATTCCAACGAGGCCGAGCAGCGCGTCTCGGCCGCCATGGGCTATCTCGATCGCGACACCCGCAGGCGCGCCAACCTCACGATCTCGACCAACACGGAGGTGCGAGAGCTGCTGTTTGAGGGAACGCAAGGCGTCGGCGTGAAGGCGATGATCGACGGACGCGAGCAGGAATTCCGCGGACGCGAGATCATTCTCTCCAGCGGCGCCATCCATTCGCCGGCGCATCTGCTCCGCGCCGGTATCGGCCCGGTCGGCCACCTCAAGGATCTCGGGATTCCGGTGCTGATGGGGCTGCCAGGCGTCGGCCAGCGCCTGATGGACCATCCGTCGATCTCACTGTCGTCATTCGTCCGCCGCGGCGCGCGCATGGACGAGCACACCAGGCGGCACATGCAGCTTGGCCTGCGCTATTCCTCCGGGCTCGCCGGCGTACCGAAAGGCGACATGTTCGTCGTTGTGCTCTCTAAATCGGCATGGCATGCCGTCGGCGCGCAGATCGGCTCGCTGCTCACCTTCGTCAACAAGACCTATTCCGAGACCGGACAGGTCCAGCTCGCCTCGCGCGATCCCTCGGCCGAGCCGATCGTCGAGTTCAATTTGCTGTCCGACCGGCGCGACCTCGATCGCCTGATGAGCGGCTTCCGCAAAATGGCGGCGATTCAGATGAGCGACATCGTGAGAAAGGTGACCGACAAGCCGTTCCCGGCCGCCTATACCGACAAGGTCCGCAAGATCGGCGTGGTCAATACCAAAAACAAGATCCTGACCAGGATCGCCGCGGCCATGATGGACGGCCCGGCAGCGCTGCGTCACTATCTGATCGACAATTTCGTGGTCGAAGGATTTACCTTCGATGACGTCATCAACGACGACGAAGCGCTGGAAGCCTTCGTGCGCAAGGCCACCATCGGCGTGTGGCACGCCTCCTGCTCCTGCCGCATGGGCCGGGCCGACGATCCGATGGCAGTGGTCGACACGGAGGGCCGGGTCAAAGGCATTCAGGGTCTGCGCGTCGTCGACGCCTCGATCTTCCCGGTGGTGCCATGCGCCAACACCAATTTTCCGGTGTTGATGGCGGCGGAGAAGATCGCGGCGGCGATGATGCAGTGA